The following coding sequences are from one Methanohalophilus halophilus window:
- a CDS encoding TrkH family potassium uptake protein, whose protein sequence is MKFKVVMGVLGTLLWLLGLLMLIPLFVGMYYGESPQNFAIAFTITMVAGTVFAFRIEPSKEDWDLKEGFMIVAFGWLAAAIFGAIPFVLEGMTPINAFFESMSGFTTTGATVMVDIESHSRGLLFWRSMTQWLGGMGIIMLFIAILPKLGIAGRQMFRAEVPGPQEDKLRPRIRETAKILWMVYVAISFVECVALYLAGLNLYDAVTHTFTTMACGGFSPYADSIAAFNSPLVESIICFFMFLAGANFALHYRMFYVDKGSLIKDDEFKFYTLIVAIATLSLTLLLFKDHIYGLGTSFRYSLFQILSILTTTGYATVDFNQWADSGRMILFIVMFFGGCAGSTGGGIKIVRTMLLLRYANRELFKAVHPKAVRIIRFNGKAVPDDVMHSIVSFVIIYFLLFFISSGLLSMMGMDVFSSLSASIATLGNIGPAFNLFGPMANYDLLPFMGKLLLVLNMWIGRLEVFTVMVMLTSAFWKK, encoded by the coding sequence ATGAAATTCAAAGTTGTGATGGGTGTTCTGGGTACTTTACTATGGCTTCTTGGATTATTGATGCTCATACCTCTTTTTGTAGGTATGTATTATGGTGAATCTCCCCAGAACTTCGCTATAGCCTTTACGATAACAATGGTAGCAGGCACGGTATTTGCTTTCAGGATAGAGCCTTCAAAAGAAGACTGGGATCTTAAGGAAGGTTTCATGATTGTTGCTTTTGGGTGGCTGGCAGCAGCAATTTTCGGTGCAATACCCTTTGTTCTTGAAGGAATGACCCCAATCAATGCTTTTTTTGAATCCATGTCTGGCTTTACTACTACCGGAGCTACGGTGATGGTGGATATTGAAAGCCATAGTAGAGGCCTTTTATTCTGGAGGTCTATGACCCAGTGGCTTGGTGGAATGGGTATAATTATGTTGTTTATAGCCATTCTTCCAAAATTGGGTATTGCCGGCAGGCAAATGTTCAGGGCTGAAGTACCTGGTCCCCAGGAAGATAAATTGCGTCCTCGCATTAGAGAGACCGCAAAAATCCTATGGATGGTATATGTGGCTATTTCCTTTGTAGAATGTGTAGCACTCTACCTTGCCGGACTAAACCTGTATGACGCTGTTACTCACACTTTTACTACCATGGCCTGTGGGGGTTTTTCACCTTACGCAGATAGTATAGCTGCTTTTAATAGTCCACTTGTGGAAAGTATAATATGCTTCTTTATGTTCCTTGCAGGTGCAAATTTTGCACTGCATTACAGAATGTTCTATGTGGATAAAGGCAGTCTGATAAAAGACGATGAATTTAAATTTTATACATTGATTGTTGCAATTGCGACTTTAAGTCTTACCCTTCTTCTTTTCAAAGACCATATCTATGGTCTGGGTACTTCTTTCAGGTATTCTTTATTTCAGATACTATCTATTTTAACAACTACCGGATACGCAACTGTTGATTTTAACCAATGGGCAGATTCAGGTAGGATGATTTTATTTATAGTGATGTTTTTTGGCGGATGTGCCGGCTCAACCGGGGGTGGAATTAAGATTGTGCGTACCATGCTTCTTTTAAGGTATGCAAACAGGGAGCTTTTCAAAGCTGTTCACCCAAAAGCTGTTCGAATAATTCGTTTCAATGGAAAAGCAGTGCCTGACGATGTAATGCATTCCATTGTATCGTTTGTTATAATTTATTTCCTCCTTTTTTTCATAAGCTCTGGTTTGCTTTCGATGATGGGAATGGATGTGTTTAGTTCATTGAGTGCATCCATAGCAACACTGGGTAACATTGGGCCGGCTTTCAACCTTTTTGGACCAATGGCAAATTATGACCTGTTGCCGTTTATGGGTAAATTATTGCTTGTGTTGAATATGTGGATTGGCAGATTGGAAGTATTTACAGTGATGGTAATGCTTACTTCCGCTTTCTGGAAAAAATAA
- a CDS encoding ABC transporter ATP-binding protein, which translates to MAVDDVSFEVNKGELFGFLGPNGAGKTTAMRIIQCVSPPSGGSLRVFGMDVTRDQRKIKNLMGVVPQENNLDIDFSVYKNLYVYSRYFDIPKRKAEKRVNELLDFVQLNEKKDTMTDLLSGGMKRRLILARALVNEPRVLILDEPTVGLDPQSRHVMWEKLRSLKRQGVTIVMTTHYLEEAAQLCDRLVIMDYGNILVEGSPSSIIKEYIGTDIVEAENTPEVIACLENSNTRYEKTGDMVQIYTNDPHGITEHLFNECRLGKITARAATLEDVFLKLTGRKLRE; encoded by the coding sequence GTGGCTGTTGATGATGTCAGTTTTGAGGTAAATAAAGGTGAACTGTTCGGTTTTCTGGGACCCAACGGAGCCGGTAAGACTACTGCAATGCGGATTATACAATGTGTATCTCCTCCCAGCGGAGGCAGTCTCAGAGTTTTCGGTATGGATGTAACACGTGACCAGCGCAAAATTAAAAATTTAATGGGAGTTGTACCTCAGGAAAACAATCTGGACATAGATTTTTCCGTTTACAAGAATCTCTATGTATATTCACGTTACTTTGATATCCCAAAAAGAAAAGCTGAAAAAAGGGTTAATGAATTACTGGATTTTGTGCAACTCAATGAAAAAAAGGATACAATGACCGATCTTCTCTCCGGTGGTATGAAACGGCGACTTATTCTTGCCAGGGCGCTTGTGAATGAACCCCGGGTACTGATCCTGGATGAACCCACGGTTGGCCTGGATCCCCAGTCCAGGCATGTGATGTGGGAAAAACTGCGCAGTCTCAAAAGGCAGGGAGTTACCATTGTAATGACTACCCATTACCTGGAAGAGGCCGCCCAGCTGTGTGACAGGCTGGTTATAATGGATTATGGCAATATTCTTGTGGAAGGTAGTCCGTCATCGATAATAAAAGAGTATATTGGTACGGATATAGTAGAAGCTGAAAATACTCCTGAAGTGATAGCCTGTCTTGAGAACAGCAACACAAGGTATGAAAAAACGGGGGATATGGTCCAGATATATACCAATGATCCTCATGGCATTACTGAACATCTTTTTAATGAATGCAGGCTGGGTAAGATTACCGCAAGGGCTGCAACACTGGAGGACGTATTCCTTAAACTTACAGGGAGGAAGTTGCGGGAATGA
- a CDS encoding ABC transporter permease — protein MMSYFALPDITPRVLKVWMRNRDVFMTTLTVNFLPPLVEPILYLFALGFGLGNYINEIEGVPYTKFIAPALISVSMMFAGFYECTFGSYVRMYYQKTFDAIIATPLNIDEVIAGELLWGATRGVINASIILPILSIFGLAVYPHSLLVIPFAFLAGLMFSCIAMCFTAITPNINSLTYPSILLITPMFLFSGTFFPLSLLPETVQYIALAILPLAHIVIVVRSLMSGIIEASLLLNIAWMLGATLLVFLLSINLMKKRLIV, from the coding sequence ATGATGTCGTATTTTGCCCTGCCGGATATTACCCCGCGTGTCCTGAAAGTCTGGATGCGCAACAGGGATGTGTTCATGACCACCTTGACGGTGAATTTCCTCCCACCCCTGGTGGAACCCATCCTGTACCTGTTTGCCCTGGGATTTGGACTGGGTAATTACATCAATGAAATCGAAGGTGTACCCTATACAAAGTTCATTGCCCCTGCACTGATATCGGTTTCCATGATGTTTGCCGGTTTTTATGAATGTACCTTTGGCTCCTATGTGCGAATGTATTACCAGAAAACCTTTGATGCCATTATTGCAACTCCCCTGAACATAGATGAAGTGATAGCCGGAGAACTACTCTGGGGAGCGACGCGGGGTGTGATCAATGCCAGTATTATCCTGCCCATCCTGTCAATCTTTGGCCTGGCTGTCTATCCGCATTCCCTGCTGGTAATCCCCTTTGCCTTTCTGGCAGGGTTGATGTTTTCCTGTATTGCCATGTGTTTTACGGCAATCACTCCCAATATCAATTCCCTGACTTACCCTTCCATCCTGCTGATTACACCCATGTTCCTTTTCAGCGGTACCTTTTTCCCGCTATCCCTGCTTCCGGAGACGGTACAGTACATAGCCCTGGCAATCCTGCCCCTGGCTCATATAGTAATCGTTGTCAGGTCGCTGATGAGTGGAATTATAGAGGCTTCCCTGCTACTGAACATCGCCTGGATGCTGGGGGCAACCCTGCTGGTTTTCCTGCTGTCAATAAACCTTATGAAAAAGAGGCTTATAGTGTAA